The Setaria italica strain Yugu1 chromosome IX, Setaria_italica_v2.0, whole genome shotgun sequence genome has a window encoding:
- the LOC101776871 gene encoding probable histidine kinase 5 isoform X2, with product MVLTPEERECMGKSGLIHGGNQVNGMSCIPDSLCIRDKIYDGKQNWLKDAILQQFCTVQDKYGVNSHAPAVLEAKFLQNVIQEDISSTTQGNLHECELCAGMNGVNVVQNIVSSSNHTVMLFLSALFGSIVVSIVKTIHKRRIQSNKLCESDKVLQIPSAKISRKWSKRALLIGVSIGLCSSGCIFLCMYADVVARRIENLANMCDERARMLQDQFNVSMNHVQALAILVSTFHHGKNPSAIDQKTFEDFTARTTFERPLMSGVAYALKVLHSEREQFEQQHGWKIKKMEAGDQSLVHDYNPEKLEPSPVQDEYAPVIFSQETVKHIISVDMMSGKEDHDNILRSRATGKGALTSPFKLLKSNHLGVVLTFTVYKYDLPPNATPEERIHATLGYLGASFDVPSLVDKLLEQLASKQKIVVRLYDTTNHTSPIKMYGSDFTVSGDLQHISSIDFGDPTRKHEMHCRFKHEPPLPWSAIIISAAVAIIVLLVGHIIYATLNSLEKAEQDYIVMRELKGQAEAADVAKSQFLATVSHEIRTPMNGVLGMLQMLMDTELDTTQQDFVVTAQESGKALINLINEVLDLAKIESGRIELEAVPFDVRDILDNVVSLFYEKSQAKGIELAVLVSDQVPDVLIGDPWRFRQIITNLVGNSMKFTERGHIFVQVHLVEELKRAGNIFYDVSAQNREVLDDPDNMKLWNTLSGLEVADSWKSLENFRMFKTSTGETDTINLVVRVEDTGIGITKNAQLRIFTPFMQADSSTSRTYGGTGIGLSITKRLVELMGGEIGFTSKSGVGSTFSFTAIFKENRKGPGDIKRYYFEPTPSDFQGMRALIIDGRNARAEITMYHLQRLGIHCNLVATTESAFSALLEACTSSKSNPNMVLVDTEAWGKGSGFAFYRRLVDLQLKGTHKSSEPMPKIFLLGTSISPAESDYLRLTGYGDCIRKPLRLSTIAASFRKTLGIGVTRQHNRDQSSVLQSVLTGKQILVVDDNAVNRKVAAGSLKKYGAIVTCVDSGNDAIDMLKPPHTFDACFMDVQMPEMDGFEATRLIRSVEKKINDVIQMGEVSADNYGNKPHWHVPILAMTADVIQATFEKCMECGMDGYVSKPFEEQQLYSAVAHFLETGETDPTS from the exons CTGCATGAATGTGAGTTATGTGCTGGAATGAATGGCGTGAATGTGGTCCAGAATATTGTGTCAAGTTCCAATCACACAGTGATGCTCTTTCTATCTGCTTTATTTGGGAGCATTGTGGTTTCAATAGTTAAAACTATACACAAAAGAAGGATTCAATCAAATAAGCTGTGTGAGTCTGACAAAGTTCTCCAGATACCAAGTGCTAAAATAAGTCGAAAGTGGTCAAAAAGAGCCCTGCTTATTGGTGTCTCAATTGGGCTTTGTAGCTCTGGATGCATATTTTTATGCATGTATGCAGATGTTGTCGCTAGGAGAATTGAGAATCTTGCTAATATGTGTGATGAGAGAGCAAGGATGCTACAGGATCAGTTTAATGTAAGCATGAACCATGTGCAAGCTTTGGCTATATTGGTCTCAACATTTCACCATGGGAAGAATCCGTCTGCTATCGATCAG AAAACATTCGAGGACTTCACAGCAAGGACGACATTTGAAAGGCCATTGATGAGCGGTGTGGCCTATGCATTGAAGGTATTACACAGTGAAAGGGAGCAGTTTGAGCAACAACACGGATGGAAGATTAAGAAGATGGAAGCTGGAGATCAGTCCCTTGTTCATGATTATAATCCTGAAAAGCTTGAACCATCACCAGTTCAAGATGAGTATGCACCTGTTATTTTCTCTCAGGAAACTGTGAAGCATATCATATCTGTAGATATGATGTCTGGGAAG GAAGATCATGATAATATATTACGTTCCCGGGCAACAGGTAAAGGGGCTCTAACGTCCCCTTTTAAGCTTCTGAAATCTAATCATCTCGGTGTGGTGCTTACGTTCACCGTGTACAAATATGATCTTCCTCCAAATGCGACACCAGAGGAGCGTATTCATGCTACATTGGG TTATCTTGGTGCCTCATTTGATGTTCCTTCTCTGGTGGATAAACTCCTAGAGCAACTCGCTAGCAAACAAAAGATAGTTGTTAGGTTATATGACACCACAAATCATACCTCTCCTATCAAAATGTATGGTTCTGATTTTACTGTGTCTGGTGATCTGCAGCACATTAGTAGCATTGATTTTGGAGACCCAACACGCAAACATGAAATGCATTGCAG ATTCAAACATGAACCCCCACTTCCCTGGTCTGCAATTATAATATCAGCAGCTGTAGCTATAATTGTTTTGCTTGTTGGACATATTATTTATGCAACTCTGAACTCCCTTGAAAAGGCTGAACAAGATTATATAGTAATGAGAGAACTAAAAGGACAAGCTGAAGCTGCGGATGTTGCAAAATCTCAG TTTTTAGCAACTGTTTCCCATGAGATTCGGACTCCAATGAATGGTGTTCTAG GTATGTTGCAGATGCTAATGGACACGGAACTTGATACAACTCAGCAGGATTTTGTAGTTACTGCTCAAGAAAGTGGAAAGGCATTGATAAACTTGATAAATGAAGTCCTTGATCTAGCTAAGATAGAGTCAGGAAGGATTGAGTTGGAAGCAGTGCCTTTTGATGTCCGTGATATTCTTGACAATGTGGTATCTCTGTTCTATGAAAAATCACAGGCTAAAGGCATAGAG TTGGCTGTGCTTGTATCTGATCAAGTTCCAGATGTTCTAATTGGGGATCCTTGGCGGTTTCGGCAAATCATTACAAATCTTGTGGGGAATTCTATGAAG TTTACCGAACGAGGCCATATCTTCGTTCAAGTGCATTTGGTTGAGGAACTAAAGAGGGCAGGAAACATTTTTTATGACGTTTCTGCTCAGAACAGAGAAGTTCTGGATGATCCTGACAACATGAAGCTATGGAACACACTAAGTGGGCTTGAAGTAGCAGATAGCTGGAAGTCATTGGAGAATTTTAGGATGTTCAAAACTTCAACTGGTGAAACAGATACAATTAACTTAGTTGTCAGAGTTGAAGACACTGGCATAGGAATAACAAAGAATGCTCAACTGCGTATTTTTACACCTTTCATGCAAGCTGACAGTTCCACCTCACGTACATATGGTGGAACTGGAATTGGCTTGAGTATTACAAAACGTTTGGTTGAATTGATGGGCGGAGAAATAGGGTTTACGAGTAAATCAGGAGTTGGTAGTACATTTTCATTTACTGCCATTTTCAAGGAGAACAGAAAAGGTCCTGGTGATATTAAAAGATATTATTTCGAACCTACTCCATCAGACTTTCAAGGAATGAGGGCTCTTATTATTGATGGAAGGAATGCACGTGCAGAGATTACTATGTACCATCTGCAGAGACTTGGAATACATTGCAATCTTGTTGCCACAACTGAATCTGCATTTTCAGCATTGCTGGAAGCCTGCACCTCAAG CAAAAGCAATCCGAACATGGTCCTTGTTGATACAGAAGCTTGGGGTAAGGGTTCAGGTTTCGCATTTTATCGTCGCCTTGTAGATCTTCAACTAAAGGGCACACACAAGTCTTCTGAACCCATGCCAAAGATTTTTCTTTTGGGAACCTCAATAAGCCCTGCCGAGTCTGATTATTTGAGGTTGACAGGATATGGTGATTGCATAAGGAAACCCCTCCGCCTTAGTACTATCGCTGCTAGTTTTCGCAAAACCTTAGGGATTGGGGTTACAAGGCAACACAATAGAGATCAGTCTTCGGTTCTTCAAAGTGTACTAACTGGAAAACAGATTCTGGTTGTGGATGATAATGCAGTCAATCGTAAAGTTGCAGCTGGTTCTTTGAAGAAATATGGAGCTATAGTTACATGTGTGGACAGTGGAAATGATGCAATTGATATGCTCAAGCCACCTCACACATTTGATGCTTGTTTCATGGATGTTCAGATGCCTGAGATGGACGG GTTTGAGGCTACAAGATTAATCCGATCCGTAGAGAAAAAAATCAATGATGTGATCCAGATGGGTGAAGTATCAGCTGATAATTATGGAAATAAGCCGCATTGGCATGTCCCGATTTTAGCCATGACAGCAGATGTAATCCAAGCGACCTTTGAAAAATGTATGGAATGTGGAATGGATGGATATGTGTCAAAGCCATTTGAAGAACAGCAGCTCTACTCTGCTGTTGCCCATTTCTTAGAGACTGGTGAAACAGATCCAACTTCATAA